The following is a genomic window from Bacteroidota bacterium.
TTTCAAAGTCTCCATTTTTACTGTCAACGCCAACATAAGTAACGGTTCCTTTACCCAGACGGCGGAATATTACAGCCGGCTGGCCAGCATAAAAATCGCCCTGGTAAGTAGCCCATGTTTCTGTACCTTTATAAGGCTTAAGTATTTCACCCCAGCTGTCCCATTGGTATTGCCGGTCATCCATTTGTACGGTATCTGGTGACTGCGGAAGGTCGTAGAATGCTATTTCTGAGCCAATCAGATTATAGATAGGTTCTGCAAATTTAGCTTCCCAGAGATGTCCTTCCCTGTCTTTATGGCCTGTCCGGCAGGTAAGGATTAAATTCCCACCTTTTTTTACATAATTTGTCCATTTTTCAATCAGCTGCTTGTCAACCTGCTGATAAGCAGGTGCAATGATTACTTTATAAGCCGAAAAATCAGAACTGTCTTTGATGAAATCTACCGGTGCACCGAACGATTTTAGCGATTTATAGTATTTGATAACATGCCCGAGGGAATTCCATTGTATGGTTTGTCTGTTCTGTTCCATCCCCCAGATATTCTCATGATTGAAAAGTATAGCTGTCCTTCTGTTGGTGTAGGATGCAGGCAGTTTCGCCCCGGAATTGTAGTTTTTCCTTAAAAGTTTTATTTCTTCGATAAATTTCTGGTATTCAAGTCCTCCGGGCGTTGGAGTTATCCCATCATAACTTACAATGCCATAGTGATATTGTTCGTATCCATAAAGGGGGGATCTGAATCTATAAGTGCATGCCAGTTTGCTGCCACCGGCAAATACATGCCACAGCCATAGGTGGACTGCACCTGGCGCAGGCTGGGGATTTATCTCTCCCCAGTTTACTTGTCCCGGTTGGAGTTCCATAACTCCATATATTCCTGAAAGCGGGCGGAAGAAATCGTTTGACATGGCAATGCTTTCGGGATTCCCGAGCCGGTAGCCTTTGGGGCCTATGCCTTTGGCACTGCCACTAACCATATATTTGGTGTAGGTAATAAAATCGAGTTCGTGGCTCATCCCAATTGTTCCGGCATCGTATGAGGGGATATAATTTGAAGTTACCCATTGTCCGGGTTCTGCATACTTTTTGATGACACGTGCCTGATCGTCCAGAAATGATGCCGTTTCCCAGGTGGCAAAACGGGTGTGGTCCAGTATCTGATTAAGGTTCATTCCCCATTGGGCCCGAAGCGGGATGTTTATTTGTGAAAAATCACTGTACTGCTGGCTCCAGAATGCTGTGCCCCATGTCTTATTGAGTGCATCAATGGTATTGTATTTTTGTTTCAGCCAATCCCTGAAACGTTGCTGCGCATCGGTTCCGTAATCATAAAATACCCTGGGCTCATTGTCTACCTGCCATCCCATGATCCGTTTATCTTGGCCATAATGTTTGGCAAGCTGTTCTACCATTTTTAAAG
Proteins encoded in this region:
- a CDS encoding beta-galactosidase, with the translated sequence MFKKINILILSLLVFVNTYGQKAAHFFPADQLISTGVYYYPEHWDSSQWERDLKKMSQMGFEYTHFAEFAWAQLEPEEGKYDFSWLDRAIALAAKYRLKVIMCTSTATPPVWLERAHPDVLVKNENGQSGDHGSRQQASFSNNYYRQYALKMVEQLAKHYGQDKRIMGWQVDNEPRVFYDYGTDAQQRFRDWLKQKYNTIDALNKTWGTAFWSQQYSDFSQINIPLRAQWGMNLNQILDHTRFATWETASFLDDQARVIKKYAEPGQWVTSNYIPSYDAGTIGMSHELDFITYTKYMVSGSAKGIGPKGYRLGNPESIAMSNDFFRPLSGIYGVMELQPGQVNWGEINPQPAPGAVHLWLWHVFAGGSKLACTYRFRSPLYGYEQYHYGIVSYDGITPTPGGLEYQKFIEEIKLLRKNYNSGAKLPASYTNRRTAILFNHENIWGMEQNRQTIQWNSLGHVIKYYKSLKSFGAPVDFIKDSSDFSAYKVIIAPAYQQVDKQLIEKWTNYVKKGGNLILTCRTGHKDREGHLWEAKFAEPIYNLIGSEIAFYDLPQSPDTVQMDDRQYQWDSWGEILKPYKGTETWATYQGDFYAGQPAVIFRRLGKGTVTYVGVDSKNGDFEKDVLNKVYNIINIPVENYPDGVMVEYRDGFGISLNYSDKKYEMNLPSKAKILVGEKILEPAGVLVWKEK